A window of the Pontibacillus yanchengensis genome harbors these coding sequences:
- a CDS encoding O-acetylhomoserine aminocarboxypropyltransferase/cysteine synthase family protein: MTLPYHQYQLETLSLHGGQSPDPTTGSRAVPIYQTTSYVFNDTEHAQNLFALAEPGNIYTRIGNPTIDAFEQRVALLEDGVAAVATSSGMAAITLAILNIASAGDEIVTSTNLYGGTYNLFAVTLPKYGIHVTFVDGTDPESFRSAITPKTKAIFAEVIGNPSLDVLDIESVADVAHAHHIPLLVDSTFATPHVCKPISWGADIVIHSATKWIGGHGNSIGGVVVDSGRFNWNHEKFPGFTEPDESYHGIRYGIDVGPAGFAVKLRVQLLRDIGACLSPQNAFYLLQGLETLHLRVERHLENAQIISRYLEAHPGVDWVSYPGLENHPSHQLAQQYLHNGYGSIIVFGIKGGREEGRKVIDNIRLWSHVANVGDAKSLIIHPASTTHQQLNQEDLVKTGVTEDLIRLSIGLESTDDLISDLEYAIEQATGLKSDYSNHQPPIEAVLSSSLYRDEQIVRPKTIAVFGADRTSKPEEFAKLERLGFSLYFEYESLPEKTDIVYALSNLGIEKASSTIDDSYFFITQNIISPTSKQRLNDLSISYKETDSLYREAQRVRAPKNTYETAKV, translated from the coding sequence ATGACACTACCCTATCATCAATATCAATTGGAGACGTTAAGTTTACACGGAGGTCAATCCCCAGATCCAACTACTGGATCACGTGCGGTACCTATTTATCAAACAACTTCCTACGTATTTAATGACACAGAACATGCTCAAAACCTATTCGCCTTAGCAGAACCTGGAAACATATACACTCGAATTGGTAATCCTACCATTGATGCTTTTGAACAACGAGTCGCCCTATTAGAAGATGGTGTTGCCGCAGTAGCTACTTCTTCAGGTATGGCAGCTATCACTTTAGCTATTTTAAATATAGCAAGTGCTGGTGATGAAATTGTTACTTCCACGAACCTATACGGTGGGACTTATAATCTATTTGCAGTGACGCTTCCAAAGTATGGAATTCACGTAACGTTTGTGGATGGAACGGATCCAGAAAGCTTCCGTTCAGCCATTACTCCTAAAACAAAAGCTATCTTTGCGGAAGTAATAGGAAACCCTAGTTTAGATGTGCTTGATATTGAAAGTGTTGCTGATGTTGCCCATGCTCATCATATCCCTCTTCTAGTGGATAGTACATTTGCTACTCCTCACGTCTGCAAACCGATTTCTTGGGGAGCAGATATTGTTATCCACTCCGCAACGAAATGGATTGGAGGACACGGAAATTCTATAGGCGGTGTAGTCGTAGATAGTGGACGTTTTAACTGGAATCACGAAAAGTTTCCTGGGTTCACTGAGCCTGATGAAAGTTATCATGGTATTCGATATGGAATAGATGTCGGACCAGCAGGATTTGCTGTAAAACTTCGTGTGCAGCTTTTGCGTGACATTGGTGCTTGTTTAAGTCCACAAAACGCATTTTATCTTTTACAAGGATTAGAAACACTTCACCTTAGAGTAGAACGTCATCTAGAAAATGCGCAGATAATATCTCGTTACCTAGAGGCGCACCCTGGAGTTGATTGGGTATCCTATCCAGGTCTTGAAAACCATCCATCCCACCAATTAGCACAGCAGTACCTTCATAACGGCTACGGTTCCATTATCGTGTTTGGTATTAAAGGTGGACGCGAAGAAGGACGAAAAGTAATTGACAATATACGTTTATGGTCTCATGTTGCCAACGTTGGAGATGCAAAATCACTAATCATTCATCCAGCATCGACTACGCACCAACAGTTAAATCAAGAAGACCTTGTTAAAACAGGTGTTACAGAGGATCTAATACGATTATCAATTGGATTGGAGTCGACAGATGATCTTATTAGTGATTTAGAATATGCAATAGAGCAAGCTACTGGCTTAAAGAGTGATTATTCCAATCATCAACCACCTATAGAAGCAGTGCTTTCTTCTTCCCTATATAGAGATGAACAAATCGTACGCCCTAAAACCATTGCTGTGTTTGGCGCTGATCGAACCAGTAAACCGGAAGAATTTGCTAAATTGGAGAGATTAGGTTTTTCTCTCTATTTTGAATATGAATCATTACCTGAAAAGACAGACATTGTGTATGCCCTAAGTAATCTTGGCATCGAAAAAGCTTCTTCAACGATAGATGACTCTTATTTCTTCATCACCCAGAACATCATAAGTCCGACATCCAAACAACGTCTGAACGATCTATCAATATCTTACAAGGAAACAGATAGTTTATATCGTGAAGCTCAACGTGTAAGGGCTCCAAAAAACACTTATGAAACAGCTAAAGTATAA
- a CDS encoding RDD family protein, which translates to MPKYASFGRKLLADLLDYLLFGIVVATIIFFVTGKFSLVDANGSIYFELSHVLYMTLLPLLWSGYIVGKRIFNIYITKDGQPLILSTMVLREIFGKFILAGVTLH; encoded by the coding sequence ATGCCTAAATACGCAAGCTTTGGCAGGAAGTTATTAGCTGATTTATTGGATTATTTACTATTTGGTATAGTTGTTGCTACGATTATCTTTTTTGTAACAGGTAAATTTTCTTTAGTGGATGCTAACGGCTCCATCTACTTTGAGCTTTCCCATGTTCTTTATATGACTTTGTTGCCTTTACTTTGGAGCGGCTATATTGTTGGCAAGCGAATATTTAATATTTATATTACCAAAGATGGTCAACCTTTAATATTATCAACAATGGTACTTCGTGAAATCTTTGGCAAGTTTATCTTAGCTGGGGTTACACTACACTAG
- a CDS encoding thiol-disulfide oxidoreductase DCC family protein: MVNKIILFDGECNFCDVSVQFILKRDKQEQFTFASLQGEHGQKLLKQHGISSSVDSFVLVDDKQIHFQSTAALKVCKELAGAWKLLYVFIVIPKPIRDKVYNFVANNRYKWFGKKNQCALPSPETRKRFLD; this comes from the coding sequence ATGGTAAATAAAATTATTCTCTTTGATGGTGAATGTAACTTCTGTGATGTAAGTGTGCAGTTTATTTTAAAACGTGACAAGCAAGAACAATTTACATTTGCGTCCTTACAAGGTGAACACGGTCAAAAATTATTAAAGCAGCATGGCATTTCTTCAAGTGTTGATAGCTTTGTTTTAGTAGATGATAAACAGATACACTTCCAATCAACTGCAGCGCTTAAAGTATGTAAGGAGTTGGCTGGCGCATGGAAATTGCTCTATGTGTTTATTGTAATTCCAAAACCAATTAGAGATAAAGTGTACAACTTTGTTGCTAATAATCGATATAAATGGTTTGGGAAGAAAAATCAATGTGCTTTGCCTTCACCTGAAACAAGAAAGCGTTTTTTAGACTAA
- a CDS encoding TraR/DksA C4-type zinc finger protein: protein MLTEKQTQQLKTELYSQQRELLTHLEQNDHYGLEDESVQESVSELSNYDNHPGDNATYLYEREKDIALNEHAEKELKDIVQALYRMDQGSYGRCEECNKEIPFERLEALPTTVYCKEHSPDQEEHEQRPVEEEVLQPGLRRRSDESISTAFYDSEDSWQDVARYGTSETPSDFSGQDIEQYDDTYINSDENVSYVEDYENFTGVDMYGNNVTVYPNAQHDEYEEDLDESGMMSIVGEIHYSETDSYLEDEEDHNELE, encoded by the coding sequence ATGTTAACAGAGAAACAAACCCAACAGCTAAAAACAGAATTGTACAGTCAACAAAGAGAGCTGTTGACCCATTTAGAGCAAAATGATCACTATGGCTTGGAAGACGAGTCCGTTCAAGAGTCCGTTAGTGAACTTTCCAATTATGATAACCATCCTGGTGATAATGCCACTTATCTATATGAGCGTGAAAAGGATATTGCATTAAATGAACACGCAGAAAAAGAGTTAAAAGATATTGTCCAAGCACTATATAGAATGGATCAAGGAAGTTATGGACGTTGCGAAGAATGTAATAAAGAAATACCATTCGAACGTTTGGAAGCCCTTCCGACGACCGTATATTGTAAAGAACACAGCCCAGACCAAGAAGAACATGAGCAACGGCCTGTTGAGGAAGAAGTGCTTCAACCTGGATTACGTAGACGTTCAGATGAATCCATTTCTACCGCATTCTATGACTCAGAAGATTCATGGCAAGATGTGGCCCGATACGGGACATCCGAAACACCTTCCGATTTCTCAGGTCAGGATATTGAACAATATGATGATACGTATATAAACTCAGATGAAAATGTAAGTTACGTTGAGGATTATGAAAACTTCACAGGTGTTGATATGTATGGCAATAACGTAACAGTGTATCCTAACGCCCAACATGATGAATATGAAGAAGACCTAGATGAATCCGGAATGATGTCGATAGTGGGAGAAATACATTATTCTGAAACAGATAGCTACCTTGAGGATGAAGAAGATCATAACGAACTGGAGTAA
- a CDS encoding flagellar basal body rod protein: MKQFLWFIAGLVALSLVLANLGPMILLGVSVWLLYIIFKKFMKTDSTAKKVLWVVLGLIVLSITVSNLYALIGVAAAYVLYVLYKGWKSKNNDHVVGDSIQKDDDPFINFEKQWAELNKS; encoded by the coding sequence ATGAAACAATTTCTATGGTTTATCGCTGGATTAGTTGCTTTGTCTCTAGTTCTTGCTAACTTAGGTCCAATGATATTGCTTGGAGTTAGTGTATGGTTGTTGTACATCATTTTCAAGAAATTTATGAAGACCGATTCTACAGCAAAAAAAGTCTTATGGGTCGTATTGGGCTTAATTGTCTTAAGCATTACGGTGTCCAATTTATACGCATTAATTGGAGTAGCTGCAGCTTATGTTCTTTATGTACTTTACAAAGGCTGGAAATCGAAGAACAATGATCACGTTGTTGGCGATTCTATTCAAAAAGATGATGATCCATTTATTAATTTTGAAAAGCAATGGGCAGAATTAAATAAATCGTAA
- a CDS encoding PspA/IM30 family protein encodes MANLFTRIKESISADLHDMLDEKEEKNPVAALNHYLRQSEQETEKVRKLVERQYRLREEFSKEAQQARDMADKRKQQLEIARKAGEEQMVEFAMREYEEYTARAERMEKSRQEAASQLETLEQKYEEMKHRLKDMKLKRMEVMGRENIARAHHRMDSVINESSDKPYSRFGELDQYIQDLEYKVNSSYYKSTFDSKIAQLEKDMENKENVSVQS; translated from the coding sequence TTGGCAAATTTATTTACCCGAATTAAAGAATCTATTTCAGCTGATTTACACGACATGTTAGATGAAAAAGAAGAAAAAAATCCAGTAGCAGCATTAAACCATTACCTTAGACAAAGTGAACAAGAAACAGAAAAAGTACGTAAGCTTGTAGAGCGACAATATCGTTTGCGAGAAGAGTTTTCGAAAGAAGCTCAGCAGGCAAGAGATATGGCTGATAAGCGAAAACAACAACTAGAAATTGCACGAAAAGCTGGGGAAGAGCAAATGGTAGAATTTGCAATGAGGGAATATGAAGAATACACAGCTCGTGCTGAGCGGATGGAGAAATCAAGACAAGAAGCAGCTAGCCAGCTAGAAACGTTAGAACAAAAGTATGAAGAAATGAAGCATCGATTAAAAGACATGAAGCTTAAGCGAATGGAAGTGATGGGGCGCGAAAATATCGCAAGAGCTCATCACCGCATGGATAGCGTGATTAACGAGTCTTCTGATAAGCCATATTCGCGTTTCGGGGAACTAGACCAATACATTCAAGATTTAGAATACAAAGTAAACAGTTCCTATTACAAAAGTACATTTGACAGTAAAATAGCACAATTAGAAAAAGATATGGAAAATAAAGAAAACGTTTCAGTCCAATCATAA
- the liaF gene encoding cell wall-active antibiotics response protein LiaF, which translates to MLSRLSTSTLNWIIIIGFILLGVEIIFFNGGLIFSLLFSSLLLYVGKRKYYRTFGKVLFWVGVITIFFTVINMIAVRFLLIAGIVLFVRYYYKTKQNPDKWEAIFASSTVQENEHLCRTAPLLKQRLMGDQITSEVGYEWHDVNIHGGFGDRVLDLSNTVLPDEAVISIRHLIGNIEIYVPYEVEVSVHHSSILGRANIFGTHHLKLMNHQLSYHTPGYVTEKPKVKIVTSLFSGDIEVKRI; encoded by the coding sequence ATGCTATCACGGTTATCAACCAGTACATTAAATTGGATTATCATCATTGGATTTATCCTGTTAGGCGTAGAAATAATTTTCTTTAATGGTGGTTTAATCTTTTCGTTACTGTTCTCCTCTCTTTTATTGTATGTAGGGAAAAGAAAATACTACAGAACCTTTGGTAAAGTTTTGTTTTGGGTAGGAGTCATCACAATCTTCTTTACAGTAATAAATATGATTGCTGTACGATTTTTATTGATAGCAGGCATTGTCTTATTTGTTCGTTATTACTATAAGACAAAACAAAATCCTGACAAATGGGAAGCTATATTTGCAAGTTCAACTGTTCAGGAGAATGAACATTTATGTCGAACAGCACCATTACTTAAACAACGACTGATGGGAGATCAAATTACAAGTGAAGTTGGATATGAATGGCATGATGTCAATATTCATGGTGGATTTGGGGACCGTGTGCTTGATTTAAGTAATACAGTTCTCCCAGATGAAGCTGTGATATCCATACGTCATTTAATTGGAAATATTGAAATATACGTTCCCTATGAGGTAGAAGTAAGTGTCCACCATAGTTCTATATTAGGTAGAGCTAATATATTTGGAACCCATCATCTTAAATTGATGAATCATCAACTTTCATATCATACACCTGGATATGTAACAGAGAAACCCAAGGTTAAGATCGTTACCTCCTTATTCTCTGGAGATATCGAGGTGAAACGAATATGA
- a CDS encoding sensor histidine kinase translates to MNLLSRQTIAGLLFSFTITILILFITFLAFPLNEWSDLWNQETFDIPYIMFISTFVICTGVLGGWYYGWMWRRRVHAIYQRLDELMKGHPLSLDHTEQVIEFIQLNQQLQKLEDKLTKQTELSQRLATERANEREESLQEVVVQERNRLARELHDSVSQHLFAASMMMSAINDSNPPENDGIRKQMSMVEHMIQQSQLEMRALLLHLRPVPLTGKSLQEGMQELLEELTQKVPMEIDWKVETFHLDKGIEDQLFRILQEAVSNTLRHAEAYSLHVMLIQRDEFVIMRVVDDGKGFNVEEEKTSSYGLHNMQERAMEVGGTLKVISLPNQGTRLEVKVPYVKGKGDDND, encoded by the coding sequence ATGAACCTTTTGTCTCGTCAAACCATAGCTGGATTATTGTTTTCATTCACCATTACTATTCTGATATTATTTATTACTTTTTTAGCATTTCCACTCAATGAGTGGTCTGATTTATGGAATCAAGAAACATTTGATATACCTTATATAATGTTTATTAGTACCTTTGTTATTTGTACAGGTGTACTAGGTGGCTGGTATTATGGCTGGATGTGGAGAAGGAGAGTTCATGCAATATACCAGCGTTTAGATGAACTGATGAAAGGTCATCCACTTTCATTAGACCACACTGAACAGGTTATTGAATTTATTCAATTAAACCAACAGCTTCAAAAACTTGAAGATAAACTCACCAAGCAAACTGAATTATCACAAAGGCTAGCAACTGAAAGAGCAAATGAGCGGGAAGAAAGCCTTCAAGAAGTAGTCGTTCAAGAACGTAATCGACTAGCTAGAGAATTACATGATTCGGTAAGTCAACATTTATTTGCGGCTTCCATGATGATGTCAGCTATAAATGACTCTAACCCTCCAGAAAATGATGGTATAAGAAAACAAATGAGTATGGTTGAACATATGATTCAACAATCCCAACTTGAGATGAGAGCCTTGCTCCTTCACTTACGTCCCGTTCCACTAACAGGAAAGAGTCTCCAAGAAGGAATGCAAGAATTGTTAGAAGAACTCACTCAAAAGGTGCCGATGGAAATAGACTGGAAGGTAGAAACGTTCCATCTCGATAAGGGGATAGAGGACCAGTTATTTCGTATATTACAAGAGGCTGTTTCCAATACCTTACGTCATGCTGAGGCATATTCCCTCCATGTGATGCTTATTCAAAGAGATGAATTTGTTATCATGAGGGTGGTAGATGATGGAAAAGGTTTTAATGTAGAAGAAGAAAAAACAAGTTCATATGGATTACACAACATGCAGGAGCGTGCTATGGAAGTAGGTGGTACATTAAAGGTGATTAGTTTACCAAATCAAGGTACTCGTCTTGAGGTAAAGGTACCTTATGTAAAAGGAAAGGGGGATGACAATGATTAA